The sequence CGCGGCAGACGGTGGAGCTGCGCCAGCCGATCCACGCCGTGTACTACCGCAACACGGCGGTGTCGGCGCGGATCAGTTCGTTCCTGGATTACCTGGCGCAGGCACTGGCCGATGCCCCATTCACGCGCTGAACCCGCTCAGTTTGGCCCCTGGCCCTGCTCGGCGTGGTGCCAGGCGTGGCGCACCAGCCAGCGTGCCTCGTCCCAGGACAGCGGCAGCGATTCCCGGTGCCGGCGGTAGCTGTCCTTCAGCACGTGGTAGAGCTGTTCCTCGTTGGCCCGGGGATGCGCCTGGTAGACGTCGTAGCCGATCACCAGCAGCCGTTCGTAGTGCTGGAAATCGTGCTCGCCGAGGCGGCCGCGCGCATGCACGGCGCGCCAGTAGGCGAGCTCGGCATCGCGGTTGATGTGGCGACGGGCAGCTGCTCTGGACTGCATGGGTAGGACTCCTCGCGGTCTCACCCCCTGTCTGCCGGATCCTAATCGCCGCCGGCGGCGGCGTCCAACTGGCGCGGCGGACTCATTCGGCGCTGGCCTGGTCGAGCTGGGCGATGTCGTTGCCGTCCAGTTCCAGCGTGGCCGCGGCCAGGATCTCGCGCAGTTGCTCGACGCTGGTGGCGCTGGCGATGGGCGCGGTGATGCCGGGCCGGGCGATCAGCCACGCCAGCGCGACCTGCGCCGGCGTGGCGCGATGGCGGGCGGCGATGTCGTCCAGCGCGGCGAGGATGCGGACGCCGCGTGCGTTCAGGTAACGCTGGACCACCGACGCACCGCGTGCACTGCTGCGTGATGCATCGTCGGCGCTGCGGTACTTGCCGGTGAGGAATCCGCTGGCCAGCGAGTAGTAACTGATCACGCCCAGTCCCTGTTCATGCACCAGCGGCTCAAGCTCGGCCTCATAGCCGGCGCGGTCATAGAGGTTGTATTCGGGCTGCAATGTCTCGTAGCGCGGCAGGTTGTACTGCGCCGATACCGCCAGCGCGTCACGCAGTCGCGGGGCGCTGTAGTTGGAGGCGCCGATGGCGCGCACCTTGCCCTGTTCGACCAGCCGTGCGAATGCGCCCAGGGTCTCCTCCAGCGGCACCGACTCATCGTCTTCATGGGCCTGGTACAGGTCGATGGTGTCCACGTGCAGCCGGCGCAGCGAGCCTTCGACGGCCTCGTTGATGTTGGCCGCCGACAGGCCCGGCTGTTCGCCCCACTTGGCGACCTTGGTGGCGATCACCACCCTGTCGCGCTTGCCGCTGCGCTGCAGCCAGCGGCCGATGATGGTTTCCGACTCGCCACCGCGATTGCCCGGCACCCAGGACGAGTAGACGTCGGCGGTATCGACCAGGTTGAAGCCGGCATCGACGAAGGCATCAAGCAGCGCGAAGGAAGTCTTCTCATCGGCGCTCCAGCCAAACACGTTGCCGCCGAACGCCAGCGGGGCCACCTGCAGGCCGGAGCGGCCCAGTTCGCGGGTTGCGGGCATGGAAGTCCTCCTTTGGTATGACAGGTCAGCATAGACGCCATAGCCCGGCGGTAGAACCGCTTCGCGGCAGCGGAAAAACAGCATTCCGCACGCGGCACGTGGCTAACGGAATTTGAACGCGGCGTTGCCGCGTGGCTGCGTGCTAGGCTCCCGGCACCTGACCGGAGACCCGTCCATGCGCCAATCGCTGATGTGTGCCTGCCTGCTCGCCCTGTTCCCGCTTGCCGCACAGGCCCAGTCCCATGATCACGCTGCCCATGACCATGCCAGCCACGATCACGCTGCCCATGACCATGCCAGCCACGATCACGCGGCCCACGGCCACGCCGGGCATGACGCCAGCCACGTCGCACTGCATAGCGCGGTCGATGGCAACTGGCGCAGCGAGGACGCGCGTGCGCGCGACCAGTACCGCCATCCGGCGCAGACCCTGGCCTTCTTTGGCGTCAAGCCCACGCACACGGTGGTGGAGATCACCCCGGGCGGCGGCTGGTATGCCGACATCCTCGCGCCCTACCTGCGCGAGAGCGGCAGCTACATCGCCGCGGTGGTCGATCCGATGTCCGTGGCGGAAGGCCGCGCCCGTGATTACCAGCAGCGTGCGCGCGATGGCCTGCAGAAGAAGTTCGACGCTGATGCCGCGCACTTCGACAGGGCGCAGATCGTGGGCTTCGACCCGGCCGCGCCGGTGTTCGGCAAGCCGGGTTCGGCCGATGTGGTGCTGACCTTCCGCAACGTGCACAACTGGCGTTCGGCCGGCCAGGCCGAGGGCTACTTCAAGGGCTTCTTCGACGTGCTCAAATCCGGCGGCGTGCTCGGTGTGGTCGAGCATCGCGCCACGGCCGACGTGCCGGCCGACGACAAGAGCGGCTATGTCGGCCAGCAGCAGGTGATCGCGATGGCCGAGGCGGCGGGCTTCAGGCTCGATGCCAGCAGCGAGGTCAACGCCAATCCGCGCGACACCAAGGACCACCCCAATGGCGTGTGGACGCTGCCGCCGTCGGGCAACCATGACAAGGCCGATGCGGAGAAGTACAAGGCCATCGGCGAAAGCGACCGCATGACGCTGCGCTTCGTCAAACCCTGATCGACTTCCGCATCACCCGGCGGCCGCGGCCTGTGTCGCGGCCGCTGCCGTTTCCAGGCCGCCATGCTCATTGCCTTCAACAAGCCCTTCAACGTGCTGTGCCAGTTCACCGACCGCAGCCAGCCGCCGCGCGCGACCCTGGCCGGTTTCGGCCTGCCACCGGGCGTGTATGCCGCCGGCCGGCTGGACTACGACAGCGAGGGCCTGCTGCTGCTCACCGATGATGGCGGGCTGGCCCATCGCCTGACCGATCCACGGCACAAGCAGCCCAAGACCTATTGGGTACAGGTCGAAGGTGACGCGGATGAATCAAAACTGCAGCAGTTGCGCGAGGGCGTGCTGCTCAATGACGGCCTGACCCTGCCGGCGCAGGTGGAGCGGCTGGACCCGGCCCCGGCACTGTGGCCGCGCGATCCGCCGGTGCGCTTCCGCAAGACCGTACCCGATGCGTGGCTGGCGATCACCATCAGCGAGGGCCGCAACCGCCAGGTGCGGCGCATGACCGCCGCGGTGGGCCTGCCGACGCTGCGCCTGGTGCGGGTGGCGATGGGGCCGCACCGGCTGGGCGAACTGCAGCCCGGGCAGTGGCAGCGCCTGCGCTGACAGCAGAACGGCGGCCCTGCGGCCGCCGTCTGCGTTCCACCTCATCCAGGCCGAAGCTCGATCAGGCGTCGCTGCCGATGTCGCTGGTCTCGTCCACGGTGGTCGAGGTCGAGCGGTTGGGCGAGACGCGCTGGGCCTGGCCGTTGAGCGGGTTCTGGTCGCGCTGGCGCTTGCGGTACAGCGCATAGCCGATCAGGCCGACGCCGATGGCCGCGGCGGCAACCGTCACCGCCGGGTTGCGGCGGGCAAACCGGGTGGCCACCTTGCCGCCGCTCTTGACTGCGCCCAGCGCGGCACCGGTCTTGATCCAGTCGGTGGCGTGCGGGCCCATGTGGCGCAGATTGCTGCCGGCATGGCGCAGGCTGTCGCCGGCGTTGCTGGCCAGGTCCATGGCGCGTTCCAGGGCGCGATCGGTGATGACGGTCAGTTTGTTCATTGGGCAAGGTCCTCGCCGTGGGGTCAGGACGCCAGTGTCCACGGTGCGCTGTATATGCGCCGTCAGTGCGGCACCGGCCCCCGTGGCTGGCCACTGCCCCGTTCACCCAGGCGCAAGGGAGGCCGGGTGCAGGCGCCGCGCCTCAGTCGAACCGGAACGCCGACAACGTGGTTTCCAGCACCTGCTCGGAGTAGATGCGCCGTCCACACCCGCCGGTGCCGGCACCGGCCGCCACCAGCAGCGGCAGCAGGTGTTCCTCGGCACGCGGTGGATGGCACAGCCGCGCGTGCGGGGCCTGGGTCCAGTCGCGCAGGCGGCGCTCGCGTTCGGCCGGTTCGCTTTCCACGGTGGCGGTGAGCCAGGCGTCGAACTCGGCGGCAATTGGGCCGAAGCGCGGATCGCCATAGCCGCGCATGTTGTGGAAGCTCATGCCGCTGCCGACCACCAGCACGCCCTCGTCGCGCAGACCGGCCAGGGCGCGGCCGGCCTCGATATGCGCGGCCGGGTCCATGTCCGCACGCAGCGAGAGCTGCACCACCGGGATGTCCGCGTCCGGGAACACCAGCTTCAACGGGATGAACACGCCGTGGTCATAGCCACGGTCCGGATCCACGCCCGCGGACTGGCCATGCCCGGCGAGCAGCCCGGCCAGGCGCTGGGCCAGCTGCGGGTCCCCGGGGGCCGGGTATTCAAGCTGGTAGGTATGTGCCGGAAAGCCGCGGTAGTCGTAGATCAGCGACGGTTGCGGGTGGCTGCCTGCGGTGAAGCAAGGGGCCAGCCAGTGGCCGGACACCAGCACGATCGCGCGTGGTCGCGCCGGCAACGTGGCGGCGATGCCGCGCAGGAACGCGGCCATGCCGTTCCAGGTGTCGGCCGGCTGCCAGTCCATGAAGAAGCACGGACCCGCGCCATGCGGCAGGAACAGGGTCGGCATGCGGGTGATGGAGTCGGCTTCGGCTGGCGTGCCCATCGCGTGGCACCTCGTGCAGTGGGGGCCACAGTATGGTCCGCCGCCCCGGCCGCGGAAACGACAGTGCCACACCGCACCGTTCCGCCATCGGGCCACTGCATCAAAGCGGCAACCACACCGGATCCGCTCAAGGCACCGGCATCGGAGCCGCTATTCACCTGATTGAAGATCCGGCCATGGCATCTGCACCGCCGGCCGCAAGTGGAAGCCCCTGTGTTGAAGTTCGTGTTGCGTCACCTGCCGCAGATCCTGTTCACCCTGCCCGCGCTCGCGGTGGGGCTGATGCTCGGCATGGGCCAGGTGCAGGAAAGCGTGGACGGCAGCGTCTACCGCCTGCTGCCGCTGACCCTGGTCGGCATGGGTAGTGGCCTGTGCCTGCTGTACGGCCGCGTGCGCCCGTTGCTGCTGCTGTGGATGGTGTACCTGGTGCTGCTGTTGCTGGAGGGGCCGGTGGCGTATTTCCAGCGCAGCGCCATGCTCGCGCCGCACACCCAGGTCATCTTCCACAGCGTGTGCCTGTGGCTGCCGCTGCTGTTCGCGCTGGTCGTGCTGTGGCCCGAGCGTGGCCATCCGCGTCGGGACATCGGTCTGCGCGTGCTGGTGATAGGCATGGCCCTGGCGCCCTTCGTGCTGCTGGCCGCGCGCAACCCCGAGGCGATGCAGCGCCTGATCTCCGATACCCGCTGGCCGGGCTTGGTCACCGGCTTCAGCGCGCTGGCGCAGGTGCCGGCCTGGCTGTTCGCGCTGGCCGTGGCCGCGCTGGGCATGCAGGTGCGCCGGCATCCGCGCCCGGTCGAGCTGGCGGCGCTGCTGTCGCTGGCCTGCCTGTACCTGATGCTGCCGCGGATCTTCATCCAGCCGCTGGTGCTGGTCAGCGTGTGCACCGCGGTGATGGTGCTGCTGATCAGCGCGGTTGTGCAGGAGTCCTTCGACCTGGCCTTCCGCGACGAGCTGACCGGGCTGCCGGGCCGACGCGCGCTCAACGAGAGCCTGAAGCGGCTGGGTCCGGAGTACACCATCGCCATGGTCGACGTGGACCACTTCAAGAAGTTCAACGACACCCACGGCCATGATGCCGGCGACGACGTGCTCAAGCTGGTGGGCAGCCGCCTGGCCCAGGTCGGCGGTGGAGGTCGCGCCTACCGTTACGGTGGCGAGGAGTTCTCGCTGCTGTTCGACGGCAGCGATGCACGCCGCGCGCAGCAGGCCATCGAACAGGTGCGCCATTCGGTGGCCGCGGCCAGCATGCAGCTGCGCAACCGCAGCGAACGCAGCCGTGATGACGAGGCCGGGCGCCAGCGCCGCGGGCAGGGCGGCAACGGCCCGATCGTGCAGGTCACGGTGAGCATCGGCGTGGCCGACCACCGCGCCGGTGATACCCCGCAGGCGGCGATCGAGGCCGCCGACAAGGCGCTGTACGCGGCCAAGGATGCCGGCCGCAACTGCGTGCGGCTGCATGGAAACGCAGTGTGACGTCGGCCATCGCCGGCAGCGCGATCGGCTGACGCCCGCGACGCGGACCGGGGGGTCAGGTGCCGCGCGGCTTCGCCCGATGCGTGGCCGTCGCGCTCCACGGGTCATCCGGCCACGGGTGCCGCGGATAGCGCCCCTTCATTTCCTTCTTCACCTCGGCGTAGGTGTTCTGCCAGAAGTTGCGCAGGTC is a genomic window of Stenotrophomonas sp. Marseille-Q4652 containing:
- a CDS encoding aldo/keto reductase; the protein is MPATRELGRSGLQVAPLAFGGNVFGWSADEKTSFALLDAFVDAGFNLVDTADVYSSWVPGNRGGESETIIGRWLQRSGKRDRVVIATKVAKWGEQPGLSAANINEAVEGSLRRLHVDTIDLYQAHEDDESVPLEETLGAFARLVEQGKVRAIGASNYSAPRLRDALAVSAQYNLPRYETLQPEYNLYDRAGYEAELEPLVHEQGLGVISYYSLASGFLTGKYRSADDASRSSARGASVVQRYLNARGVRILAALDDIAARHRATPAQVALAWLIARPGITAPIASATSVEQLREILAAATLELDGNDIAQLDQASAE
- a CDS encoding class III extradiol ring-cleavage dioxygenase → MGTPAEADSITRMPTLFLPHGAGPCFFMDWQPADTWNGMAAFLRGIAATLPARPRAIVLVSGHWLAPCFTAGSHPQPSLIYDYRGFPAHTYQLEYPAPGDPQLAQRLAGLLAGHGQSAGVDPDRGYDHGVFIPLKLVFPDADIPVVQLSLRADMDPAAHIEAGRALAGLRDEGVLVVGSGMSFHNMRGYGDPRFGPIAAEFDAWLTATVESEPAERERRLRDWTQAPHARLCHPPRAEEHLLPLLVAAGAGTGGCGRRIYSEQVLETTLSAFRFD
- a CDS encoding pseudouridine synthase; protein product: MLIAFNKPFNVLCQFTDRSQPPRATLAGFGLPPGVYAAGRLDYDSEGLLLLTDDGGLAHRLTDPRHKQPKTYWVQVEGDADESKLQQLREGVLLNDGLTLPAQVERLDPAPALWPRDPPVRFRKTVPDAWLAITISEGRNRQVRRMTAAVGLPTLRLVRVAMGPHRLGELQPGQWQRLR
- a CDS encoding GGDEF domain-containing protein, coding for MLRHLPQILFTLPALAVGLMLGMGQVQESVDGSVYRLLPLTLVGMGSGLCLLYGRVRPLLLLWMVYLVLLLLEGPVAYFQRSAMLAPHTQVIFHSVCLWLPLLFALVVLWPERGHPRRDIGLRVLVIGMALAPFVLLAARNPEAMQRLISDTRWPGLVTGFSALAQVPAWLFALAVAALGMQVRRHPRPVELAALLSLACLYLMLPRIFIQPLVLVSVCTAVMVLLISAVVQESFDLAFRDELTGLPGRRALNESLKRLGPEYTIAMVDVDHFKKFNDTHGHDAGDDVLKLVGSRLAQVGGGGRAYRYGGEEFSLLFDGSDARRAQQAIEQVRHSVAAASMQLRNRSERSRDDEAGRQRRGQGGNGPIVQVTVSIGVADHRAGDTPQAAIEAADKALYAAKDAGRNCVRLHGNAV
- a CDS encoding methyltransferase, translating into MRQSLMCACLLALFPLAAQAQSHDHAAHDHASHDHAAHDHASHDHAAHGHAGHDASHVALHSAVDGNWRSEDARARDQYRHPAQTLAFFGVKPTHTVVEITPGGGWYADILAPYLRESGSYIAAVVDPMSVAEGRARDYQQRARDGLQKKFDADAAHFDRAQIVGFDPAAPVFGKPGSADVVLTFRNVHNWRSAGQAEGYFKGFFDVLKSGGVLGVVEHRATADVPADDKSGYVGQQQVIAMAEAAGFRLDASSEVNANPRDTKDHPNGVWTLPPSGNHDKADAEKYKAIGESDRMTLRFVKP